From the genome of Solanum lycopersicum chromosome 12, SLM_r2.1:
cttattatttgttatttcttatatttttatctaaatattttgttCCTGACTTCTtgtatatcatttttatttttattttaaaatattttatttaaatcaatAGTCTatcgaaaaattatttttactttgataaaataagaataagtctgtatataaatatatgttattctTATCAGATTTTACTCGTATAAATACATAAGCAACATATTATTAATTGTAATATATTTGTAGGACGCAAATATATGTGATTGGCCAACTTTATactttttttgtcaaaaatatctCCACATATGGTCATAATTTGTATATGAATAATATTTGGTCACATCACACATTTTATAGTTTGGACAAAATCACCATGAAGTTGCCCACATccatcaaaaaatgaaaataaataaattaggttATTAAATATTGAGTTGTTAAATTCAAACAggttaaatcaattaaattaataaatagatAGATTATAGATTCGCCCCAAAAGTTATTTCGATTAAGTCAACATGGcaaattgattatatataacatattaaatttctCGTTGGTAGCTTTGAGCTATACATTTTTAGTACAAATTAGCTCAACGTTTAGATTAATGgaataaaacatatcaaaatgaactgatttaacaaataaaaaatattttattaatccaAAAGAAAAGTAACTCAATTTCAAAAGTTAGGCACGATAGCCATTGACGAAGAAGGAGAGGTTAGGCATCTTATTTGAATAGCTAGACTAACTTTGTCACCCATAGAGGCTTAGACACTATTAATTACAAGCTGGAAAATTTTATCACACGCACGTGACAAATGATCATAATCTTGATGTCCAATATATTTTTTCTGATAAAAATTTACTCGCATTTGATATTACACTAAATTCGAGACTTAAGATAAACGCATGATACTAACTGCAGCTCTATTACATTGTCAACACCAAAGGATGTTGCGTAGTAGTGAGGTTGATTCTTCCTTACAAAGAGGTCTCGAGTtcaagttttgatttttaaaatggGGAGGTTTAACTTCTATCCGACACAACTTAGAATCATTCAGACTCCGATAAAAGTATCGGACacagtataaaaataaaataaaaaactctaTTAAGTCTCaactatttattttactttaattcTTACCAAATTCTCCACTTTGGGCCTGACTAGCTCAGAACCAGCCCAGTTAAGTTTGGGTCAAATGGGCTTAGTTTGGTTTCTAATTGGGCCCGAGTTTAACTGGGCTGATTATAGTGGATTGGGCCTAGGATTTGAAGCAACacaattattgaattttaagaGTAggaatataatgtaattttatcGTTACGCTATGACATACTTAATATTTTTACGCCTATCATTAGAGTAGGGGTATGCATTAATCAGTTTGATTCGGATTTGTgcattattaatttgatttctcGATTCTTTTATTTGTAAACATCGtaaataatcaaaacaaataaaataactatcATGGACTTTAGTCATTAACGATTTATTTTAACAGataaaaaaagtaaacattAATATACTATGTTTGCTATCTATTTTTTTGAATCTTCCATGTActattaaaaaagttatttaatttaacaGATTATATATAAGACCGTAAAATCTCAATAGAATTTATTTGTGAATGAAACGAAAGAAATacatttccaaaaaaaattagaaaattacaattcgtaaagataaatattttaatttaataatcaacgtaaatgagtatgaaatatagctaaaaatatttttttctctataattaaaaataacaattaattattatatatttctaCTCTGCCACCATGGATTCAATTACCACCTCAGCTTTGTTGGAAAATACTGCATtacattaacaaaaaaattgttaataaaattatcgagttattaatttttcaattttataagttattttttaggTAATTTGATATCTATCGAAAAAACACTTTACCTTTTCGATAAGAGAGAGATAGTATGGCTTGACTTTTTCCACATCAATTCGAACTTTACTCTTgctatataaatcatatttactgcatttaaatttgtaaatcataagaaaaaaattgttcaaaataaatatataattaataaaattaaaataaaaaataataattacttaAAAATGTTGAGCCACTTCATGTTCTCTTTGTCCTcctcattcatcaagtgtgtatATGCTCCTGATCTATGTAAtgctataaaaaaatatttttaaaaataaagttagttcacattaataaatcagaatatcaagaataaatttaaaaatatttaaattcaacaatataCTGAtgatgtaaaaaaatatttctataattATATCACTCAAAAGATAATTACATCTAACTGAAcgcatttcaatttatttacatAAATCTTTCTCTTTTAGCGCACCTTTAGACTCAGGGGCGGAGCTAACGTGTCTTGAGGTGGTTCATTCGAACACCCTTACGcgaaaaatatttctatatatacatgattaaaattattttttaaatatatataatagatgtcGAACCCCCTTCGACTAGTCCATATGTTTACTCCTTCGAATTTTAAACccccttattgaaaattctgACTCCACCATTGCTTAGactaataaaatattagactattttctcatttttagaACCGACCAGAATTTTCAGTTTGCTCAAGAGTAAAATTTCAATCGCGATATGATTTAACAGATTCATATATTGCAAGAATTTCTAATCCCTTCCCCCACCTTTCAATTGCGATATGATTTAACAGATTCATATATTGCAAGTATTTCTAATCCCTTCCCCCCACCCTTACAATGAATCTTTTatgactaaaatttaaattaatcgagtCAGTAAATATCGAtacgaaaatttaaaaaaatcttaccaTAGAAAGAGTGGTAACGTATGACAAATAAAGCAGCAGAAGGAAGAGTAGTTTTATTTTCCTTTGCAATTAaatacatataatcatcatgtCCCCATGACATAACAACTTTGTCAAGTCCACAACCTTCTTCATATACACcattttttgtattataaatattgttgttgatgtctggattttccttaaaatactgcatgataaaaagaaaaataattcaaaaaaaatatcgaCGAATgtataatacatgtataattCATGTCATATACATAATTGTTATGTATAATTAGTGTATAATTAGTGTATTATCTATGTATATCAGCTAGAAAAAGTAAAGGGTGCAAGAGggttaatcaatttttttttgacgaAAATTATACTGTATATATAAAGTCGTAATTTCTTTTATGTCCTTTGATTTTCTATATCTATttaccttcttctttttttttaatttttagagtataataaaaattctaattcCGATactataatatcaacaaaagtatTTGGTAGTATACCTTGTGGTGAACAATTGATTCATCAAAAGCACAACCAAGAGGAAATGTGTCTCCAACAACAGCCCATTGAGGAAGCCCTCCAAAACTTGGATGAAGAAGTACTTTACCTAGGTCTACGGTTCAAAATAAAAATCGAATTTAAATTATGCATACTGAtgataataacatatttaataaaattttataagtgAAATCTGAGAAAAATAACACGTATGCACTCTAAATCCTATCTTACGAggataaaaaaagttatttttcaatataGCTTCagctcaaataaataaatacaaaacaaaaaggaaTATAAGCCAACtgtatattttgaattatcaactATTATTACGCAATATATATAAGAAGTACTACTAATTAAAACTTTATATTTTGAACTCGctacataaattgaaacagaaaAAATACCGTGAATGAGGCCGGTCAAATGAAGCCAATCTTCATTTGGATAATCTTTTCTAATAGCTTCAGCAGTTTGTAACAAATGCTCAATTTGTGGTTCATCCAAATCAGGATCACtatcatcaactacatcatTCAAAAGTTCACAACAATCCCAAATACTCATTTcaattttgttcaattttccatattcttttctcatttttttcacctataattttacaaaaaaaaataaatcaaaattcattatgtAAATCATGGTTAAATAAACAACACCGTTTAATgaaaagatgaatttttttgttacttctGGATCAAGAATAATATAGTATTACATGAAAATATATACAACGATTTCAAACATCATAAATAAGATGGTTTAATAAAGTAAGAAAAGGTCATGAAAAACAACGCTTCAAATTTCTCTATAACAATCAAATACTTTTTAGAatcaatttttatgttatattacatcatatatatttatcaaataaacgACATAGTTCAATAAAGTAAGAAAAGGTCATGGAAAACAACGCTTCAAATTTTTCTATAACAATCAAATACTTTTTAGAatcaatttttatgttatattatatcatatatcatatgtatttatcaaaataaacgACATCGTTATAAAAAGAAGGCATTGAACTTACATAGTCATATGTTTGATTAATGTGTTGAACCCTATAAAATTCTTCCACTGATTTTTGTCTCTCACTTTCTACATTATAATCCCTACAAAAaacatataacttaaaaaaattaggttccacttaaatcaaatcattttgagttttaatatataatttaaactcGAATCAAAGATCTCTTATTAAAAATGAACGATAAAATAATAGAAGTACCTAAATGATTGACCAAATGCATTTATGTCTGgcacttcaaatatttcatctTGAGAAGACAATGTCTTTGGTACCATAAATCCACCATCCAAAATAAGTTCATTGGCATTGAATGAGACTTTTTTCTCCTCCACTTGTGATcctatcaaatttttaaaagaaaaaaaaaatccatatataatattaataaaaaatatatacagtCAAATTTTTCTATAAcgattactatttataatattttgttaattaatatttttcgcGATATGTTACATTTTTCTATATGATATTTCGCTCTAGAAACAAAAAGGTATCAAAACAACAATAGCGTTCGGAGagatttgattatagatgttatTGACTGAAATGTGTCTaaagtattaaaatttattcaGTCAAATCTCTTTATAACCGTGAAGGATTTGTGATTTAttgagaggggggggggggaggggagtCCCCAGACGTAGCTCCAGTGGCAAA
Proteins encoded in this window:
- the MIOX gene encoding myo-inositol oxygenase, encoding MTILIEQPEFGSQVEEKKVSFNANELILDGGFMVPKTLSSQDEIFEVPDINAFGQSFRDYNVESERQKSVEEFYRVQHINQTYDYVKKMRKEYGKLNKIEMSIWDCCELLNDVVDDSDPDLDEPQIEHLLQTAEAIRKDYPNEDWLHLTGLIHDLGKVLLHPSFGGLPQWAVVGDTFPLGCAFDESIVHHKYFKENPDINNNIYNTKNGVYEEGCGLDKVVMSWGHDDYMYLIAKENKTTLPSAALFVIRYHSFYALHRSGAYTHLMNEEDKENMKWLNIFNKYDLYSKSKVRIDVEKVKPYYLSLIEKYFPTKLRW